The genomic region ATAAAGAACAAGTATTTTGGTCTGCAGGATTTATACAGaaccaaaggaaataaaaaaagcaaacctagAAAGTCGGAACAAAGCATCCACCTCTTTCCCCCAACCAAGCGGCATTTATTTCAGCCTTTATATTTCCCCAATTTCTCTGGGATCTACACACAAGAGTTAACATTTCCTTTTGGTATCCTGCAAAAGAGGCAGTGTCTTCAATAGCTAGTTAAAAGAAAGCTAGAAAAATATGCAGATGGcataaaaaacttttttccctgtggctCAAAAGAACACCACAGCCAGAGTAACAAGTCCATTTCCCTGTTAGTGATCCAAATATCTTCCTTTTATTATTCgtgacatttattttctgatattCTGTCATGCCATACTTAACACAACTTCAGCAGACAACTTTCTGGTAAGCTGTTTAAATGCCAAGTATCATTCATGGCCTGAAAAACAACACTAAGGATTGTTCTGAAGCTACACAAATGTACTTAGTACTCTGAGGTGTTTCTTTTAAGATCAGAAAGagagaacaacaacaacaacaaaaaaaagcagcttcctgTGCTCCATGGTCATGCAGCCCAGTTTTgtattgaagaagaaaaaaaaccaccaaaacccacaggaagaaaatataaGATAATAGTGAATATCACCTGCAtccttttgaaaatgaagatCTGAACACTGTATACTGCAAGTTACTGGCCATTAATTAAAAACAGTTATTTTGCTTCCCTGAGGGATATCtctactttatttttaacaccAAAAATGTAGTTTACTCCCCTTTGTAAGGAGAATGGACGATTCAACCTAGCACTAGTCAAACTGACACTTGGCATTAAATAGAAATTGTTGGTCTTACTTAATACTATTAATATAAAACAAAGGCTTTCTTCTGTCTAACCTACACTTAAGCCACAATGTCTGCCCCAAAGTTTTCTAATCTGCTTTGCTGACATAAATCAAATCAGATAATCAGACAGTCTACTCCAGGAGAAACTTGCtgtcttgtttttgtttgctttagcggctgttttttttggtttgggttttttgtttgggttttggttttttactcAAAAACTGATATGAAgctactagaaaaaaaaacccaaaacatttcaaacagcagcagtccatgttatttattttaattattattacttataACCACAGTACACGATAAGAGACATTCTAAAGCTACATGACCATTCAGTGATTTTCTCAACTTTACAACTAGGAAAAGTAGGGTACCAGGTTAGCTCACAAGCACTCCTACAATATTAATTTGTCTGTACATCAGACAAACTCAAATGTTTACCTTGCCTAGATATTACTTGCACACTGAGTTGCACTGTTCCATCTGTTTTTACACCTTGGTCAAAAAGGCTTCGATCTGGGTCCAGCttgaaaaaagagagaaaaaaaaaattaaaaaatatgtattaagtCTCACAGTTATAAgacatttattctgttttaaactTTAGAAGTACTTAACACTGCAGCAAATTTTCTGAAGAAGTGTTCAAATGTTTTTAGTACTATGTAGACAAAGCACATGACAGAAAGAATTTCAACAAAACTTGAAACTTGCCATTCTGTTCTATAAGGTAGTTTCATTTCCAGGAACATTTTTAAACCTAAAAAAGCAATTGAATACCTGGGAGTACATTCAGTTTGTGAAAATTATCTACAGTTCCTTTTCTCAATTTTTAACACCTTCATTAACACTCTTGTATTTAAAGCatgttttcttctggagaagCGACACATGTCTGATTGTAACTACAAATGAAACATGCAGCTAAATACAAAGCAAAGTTGTTAGATAGTTCTTAGACAGTTACACTGCATAAGTGTAACTTAGTTACACTAAGAGGTGGTGACACTGTAAGCACAAGGGGGGCAATTTCCTGAGTAATGTCTTGCTGTCTGTGCACCTGAATAGTATAAAAACCTTCTCACTTTATTCAGATTAAAAATGAGATTAGACTCATGGAAGTTCAGGCAGCAACAAATGATGTGGGCTACCTCAAGAGTAGACAGTATTGTCGTTGTTCTCATTGATCTTTTACTTGCAAGTTGGTAAACATTTGCTTTCTTACCCAGGAACCCCAaaagtattttgattttattcaCACTGAATTAGCAGGTATGTATTGATGGGTCTGATGATAGTGAGCCTGATATAAAATTAAAGTCTTAATTGTAATTATATACCAAATGAAGCATGAATTCCAAGAAAAATAGAAGCAAGGGATGAAGTATGCAAAACTCTTCTTTGTTAAGAGGTTGAACCTTTTACAGTTTTTCAATTTACCTGGATATCTTGAAGGCAAATTTCGTGTGCATCCAGGGAGCACTGCAGTCTGGGTTCCAGCAGCTTCTTAAGATTTCCGATCGGTTCATTGATGTCAATAGCTTGACTTACAAATTCTGCTGTGGTGTAGGTTTGCTCAACAATGCTTAAATACCAAATTAATACAAGAACTCATTACTTACATGTTAATACAGTAGGCACaggaaagctttaaaaaagttAGAAGTAAACTACATGAAAGGTATTAGTGGCTCCGAGATCTTAATACCATGCAGAAAAAGTCTTAGCTTAAGAATGGATTACTAAATTTGGTCCAACTGATTGTACAATTATGTAACTCTTCTTTTACCCTGTTGCTATTAGAAAGCTACACCAAATACCAagattattttcactgttttctagATATTTAGTAATGATTAGTATATGCTACGTTATTAACTTGCATCTAGAATAAACTAATTCTATTTGTCTTGCCTAGactaaaaaatattcaagttaaaaaaaaaaaaaaaaaagacaaaaaattaacagggaaaaaaaacaaaacaaatgtctACTCTTGTACagagtaatattttttcacCAGTCAGCACAAGGATAAGCTTAATGTACACAAGAGACAATCAAAAAGAATTACAGCAACATGGAGACTTAAATGAAACCTTAGTTTCATGTCATTGCTGTCCTGCACTAATATTATGGCAATATGGGTGTAGGTATTCAGAAACATCAGTGGTATGGGACTTGTGTCTTAATAACCTACATTTAAACATAAGGAAACCAATATACAGTCCTATTTAGTTTGTAAGTAGCAAAAATATGCAAGTTGTTCAGAATAGAGGAAACTAGTAAGTAGTTCTGAATCACTTCCCCAAAACAGGTTCTTAAAGAACACATCACCTACCAGCCTCAGCTAGTTCTAGTCAACCCATTAACTCCCTCTGTGCTTTCAAAAACAGTTTCAAAAATTAGGAGGAAAGcattaggaaggaaaaaaaaaccaaccaaacaaccaaccaaaaaaacacaaaaaacccaaaccaacaaaaacaaaacaaacaaaaaaaaccaacaacaaaccaaaccaaaaaacagttTGATATACTCAAGCCAAACAATAGCACACTTTGCATCCTATGGTTTCAATGGTCCTAACAACACTATAGTCAACAGAACATCATTTCGACTCTGTTAAAACCAAATTATCTTGTGTAACAGTAAAGCAGTAGACTGGAAAAATCAAAAGGTTCATCTCAGTTACAGGATACACTGAAGCTAAAAGGTTTGCAACATTTGTACTCAGACATTTTGCTACAGCCGTGATCTTTAAGATTCCTTCCAATCTAAACCATTCAGTAATTCTATGAAAGTCGGGGAAAAGAACTGCTGCGAGCATAGCCAGGGGGAGACGAAATGTTTGAGATGAAAGAAATTAAGACTGAAGAACGTGATAGGACTACACTGGTTTCCTATAGTGGCTACAATCCAACTTCAAAAAAAGCACCATTCAATCAGACAAGAGACAGAAATACAGGAGAGAACACAAGCAAACCTGAGAACTTCTTATCTAGcaagaaagctgaaaaactgTGGAAACAATCAACAGCAGGATTACAGAGATCATACTGAGCCAGTTACTTCTGCCAATGtaaaattacttctttaaaCTACCTAGAAAACACTTGTACTTATTTCATAACCATGGCCACCTCTGAAGCATTACACAATATCCACTAATAAATCTGAATAACCAAACTTAGTATGTACAGCTGCAAATCTGAAACCaattagaaaacaaatatataaattgcTGCCTAAGGATGccaaaaaagcaaagacagtACATACCTTTCTTCAGTGCATTCCTGTTTCTCAGTTCCATCAATTTCTATTTCTatcagctcctctgcctctctcttaGTCATGGCTAAAACGTCTTAAGAACAGAGCTATgaacaaaaaagatttttttggtaAGTCACAGACCAACAAAATTAGATGATAGTTTGCATTCtatcaaacattttaaaaaatcaattacaaggacagctttttaaaaacaagaattcACCTAAAAAGTAAAGCCACAAGCTAACACACATTACAGATTTCACGAGATGCATGGCAATACCTATTCCCCAAACAAACACTCTAGGTGTAAGTCCAGGGCTATAAGTGGACATCAGCACAGAGTCTCAAGCTTGATTTTCTTGTACACATCCACATTTACTGAGCTTTTTTCGTTATGAGTCAGCTAAGGCTCTTAGTGGCTGGTTGCAAAGAActtaggaaaattattttcaagttatGCAGTGTTTTTTTGCTATTTAGATTCAGCTACATGCTACCTTTTGTGATTTGAAAcattgcttctgaaaaatgtgGACAAGCTCAATTAAATAAgttaaaggattttttaaaatcttttcaaaagatgtgaacatttgaaaaaaaaaatttgaaaaaatttgaaaattttttgaAAATCCTGGGGCCAggccaggatttttttttccttgctttatttGTAAGTTACTGAGAAAACTACACAGACCTGGAGAAAGAACTCACCATCTCCAGTGATTTGGGGCAGAAAATCTTCAGTGTTGGTAAATGCAAAGTGATGCACCgcaagtaaattatttttacagcgTGGCAACTATGTAAAGCGTATGGTAACTATAGAATGTGTAGAATAGGTAAGACATGTTGAATTTCTTACAGATTGGATTCCAAATTGGCAGCTGGACTAGTAACTGTACACTCACTCTTCAAAGGCAGTTTGTGGTTGCATCTTGCATGTTCTACTGCATTTCTGGTTACACTGGGGAGGTAGGAGAGGGGAATACAAGCACGGACAGCAGGTACAGAAAGAGTAAGAAAGATGGTCCCACTGAACATAGATGCAAGAAAGGGAGATGACAGGTAGAAAGAATGACATTATGAAAACATGTAAAGTCATTAACAGCTCAGAGAAATCTAATGGGGAAAATTACTCACTCTTTCCTACACTAGACTCCTGGTGATATAAACTTTTCATGTGAAGTCTAGCAAAATTTGTTGCTGCACAATGATGCAAAAACTGAAAGCACACATAGATTGAGATGGGACTAAGCTTTCTGAGCCTTACCTGAAGGCTGCTGAGAACAAAGCAGCCTGTCAAACAGCCTGGTTTTCTAGCAAGGTCAATGTGGTAAGAATCCCACAACAGCAGTATTTGTttggagaatcatagaatcatagaattagctgggttggaagggacctcagagatcatcaagtccaacccttgacccaccggtgcggttgctagaccatggcactgagtgccacatccagtctctttttaaatgtctctagggatggagaatccaccacctcacagggcagtccattccattgcctgatcaccctctcagtaaagaaattctttctgatatctagcctaaatctcccctggcacaaatTGAATGTGCACAACTGTGCTTGATTTGTGGAAGTTACAGCAAACTGATTcccatttgtttttaatttttcctaaaatctaaAAAGCCCCAAGATTTACCGGTTATCCAGGAAAGAACCTGACTCTAACACACACTTCCACTAACAGAAGAGAAGGCACCTGTTAACAGAGCCTGGTTTTCCCTACTTAACAGCCCAATGCTACACTGGTACCTTTTATAGTTTGGCATTTGCAATCATGGGAGAAACTCCAATGCTCTTCTAAGATCTATCTTTTTCCCTGAAACACAAGGAATTAAGCAAATAACAAGCCAATCATGACACAGGCACAAACTATACACTAGAAGTACTAAAATCAGCATTTATTATCCTACCAGGCAATTGTGAAATAGGGGCACCTACTAGAACCTGTAAGCACTATCAAGTGATACTGAGGCCAAATCAGTGGAGACATTTGTGCCTCCGATACGCTCAGTTTCACGGGACACTTGGCACTACCCATCCCTCTTACCATTCAAATTGGTAAACACCGACACAAACAGCCAACAGATCTTTTACAGACCAGCTTTGGCAAGTTATCAGACAGTTGAGATTTAAGACAAAGCCAGCGGACCACTAAACGGGGCAGAGGTGCCAGATTTCAAGCGTTTCCTTCCTTCATCGAGAATCAGAAGttagaaaacaaaccccaaccgGGAGAAGAGGTTGTGCAGCACGTACCTGGCCGAACACCAGGAGGCACACGAAGCAAACACCCTCTTTACGTTTCACCCGACAGAGATTTCTACATGCGCAAGGAAGTTTCGATACCCCGCGGAGGGCTCATGGACCCTTGCCCGGCCCGCCTGGCTCGCTCCCGGCGGGAGGGCTTCCCCCTCCGCCAGCCCCGCCGCGCTGCCCCAGGGCCCTTCCCCGCGCCCCGCCGCCTCCATTTCCCGCTCTCGGAGAGGCCGGCGACCTGACCCGAGGCCGCCGAGGCCGCTCAGGACGGGGCTCCCCGTCCCGATCCTCCGACGGCCGGGCCGCTGCCACGGGCCCTCCGGCGGGCAAAGCGGTGCCGCAGCCAGGCCGGCGCAGATCCGCGCCCGGGCGAGGCCGCTTCCACCCCGCAGGGCCCCGGTTCTCCCTCCCGCCACCCCGCCCGCTTCCtcccccttcttttcctcctcttcctcctcctcctcctcctccccgcgGCGCCTCGTCGTTGTTTGAACCCGAAACGGAAATGAGACTCGCGGCGCCGGGGAGAAACGGAAACAAAACACGGGCCGGCCCGACTGGGCCGCGCCGCGCTCACCCGCCGCCGCTCTCGCCGTCCGCCGCCCGGGCCCCGTGCGGAGCGGCCGCCCGACACCTCCCGCCGGCCGCGGCCCTGGCAGCTCCCGCGGGtcccgccgccgctgccgccgccgccgccctgAGAGGGCCGTCGCGCGCTCGGGATTGGGCAGCGGGGCCCAGCGCGGGCCCGGGCGGGGGAGGGCGCGCCGACACCGCCACCCCCCGCGCCGGGGCGGGAACTACAGCTCCCGGCGGCCCCCGCGCTCCGCCAATCcgcgggggcgggggcggggaTGGTGCCGCCGGtcaccccccttccccctcaccctccctTCTCCCGGGCCCTGTCCCCTCACCCGGAAGCGTACAGCCTGCTTCCGGCGGGGAGGCTGAGCggtgggtgtttttttgttttttccgCGCTCTCGCTTACCCCACCCGTGGGGGCAGCAGCGCGGCGGGGCCTGTGCGGTGAggcggagccgccgccgccgcctcccgggGTTCCGCGGGCGCGGTGCTCGGGGCTGTGGCGGCAGGGACGGGGCCGCTTCCCGGCGTGCATTGCGCGGGGGGCGGACCCGACCCGGGTGGCGGCGGAGGCGGCTTTCCCAAGGTGACTGAAGCTGGGTCGGGACGGGACCTGCACCCTGCCTCTCCCGGTGTCGGTGGGTCCGGTGGGTGCTTGGGACGGCTCCCCCCTTATCAGTTTACGCTCGGGGGACGCCTGCGGGCCCGCCAgttgcggggggggggggttcccgGGCGGTGAGATGGAGGCAGGGGCGGGGGGCCCGGCGGCCGGCGCTGCTGCTGGCGTTGGCGGCCTTAAagttgttactttttttctttaaaaacgGCGAAACCTGAAATTGGCGGTGTCTCGGTTTGGTGTGAGACAGGGACAGGCGGTCGCGACGCGGAGTTGGCCGGGACGTGCTGAGTGTCCTCGGTGCTCCTTGGGGTCAGCGGCTCCGGGGGGTTCCATCCCAGGGTGCGCGCTGGTTTTAATACTCTTTATTGTTTAAAGCTCGTCTCTGAACTACGCTTTTAGGCTTCTTTATGGGTGTGTATTTCCCAAAGAGCTaagtctgtgtttctgtggtgTTTGTTCGGTTGTTTTCCAGCGGACACATCGGTGTCATCATGATTCTGCAACAGATTCTGCgactttcttccctttttcgCTCTGCTGTGTCCGTTCACCTGCGCAGAAACATTGGGTTTTCTGCTATTGCTTTTAATAAGGCAAAAGAGCTCGATCCAGTTCAGAAGCTCTTCGTGGACAAGATCAGAGAGTACAACACAAAGAGCAAGTAAGTAAAGGAGATGGCTTTAAGGCTGATggcaaaaaggggaaaatgtt from Heliangelus exortis chromosome 1, bHelExo1.hap1, whole genome shotgun sequence harbors:
- the ATP5PF gene encoding ATP synthase-coupling factor 6, mitochondrial — its product is MILQQILRLSSLFRSAVSVHLRRNIGFSAIAFNKAKELDPVQKLFVDKIREYNTKSKQAGGPVDAGPEFQKDMNEALARLQRAYGEGDLTKFPDFKFQEPNFEETPK